The Candidatus Zixiibacteriota bacterium region CAAGGCCATCTTGATGCCGATCTCCTTGGTGCGTTCTTCCAGTACAACGTTCATGATGTTGGTAACGCCGATTCCGCCGGTGATCAAAGTAGCCACGCCGATACCGACCAGAAAAGTGCTGAACGCAGTGAAGAAAGCCTTGAGAAAAGCAAACCCTTCCGTTGTATCCCACACCGACAGCGCCTCCGAGTCCGTAGGGTCAAACTTGTAGCGGGCACCGAGGATTTCATATATCTCGCGCTCGGTCTGTTTCATGGAGAGTTCCGGTTTGCACTGTACTACAAAATCGTTCAGCCGACGGCTTGAATACATCACCTTGAAGGTGGTCGAGGGAATGAAACCTTTGCGATTATCACGCCCCGAATAGGATGAGTCCTGCTCTTTCTTTTTCATGACGCCAATGACGGTAAACGGAACACCTTCGACCAGGATCGTCTCGCCCACGGCCGGGTCGCTACCAAAAAGATCCGTCTTGAGCCGGTCGCCGATAAAAATGACTCGTCGATTCTGAGCCATGTCGAGTTCATTGATAAAACGTGAACCGACATCCGGAATAATATTGCGCATCTCCCCAAACTCCGGCCAGATACCTATCATCTGCTGGTTGAATGTATTCTTGCCGCGCTTCATAGTCACTCGCCAGCGGGAGTACTCCGGCGAGATGCGCGAGATAGTCTGGGACCTGGCTTTGATCAGGGCAACGTCGTCTTCGGTGAATCGGATACGTCGCCCTTTGGGTAGGCCGCGGAATTCTTTTGATGTAATGCCCGGCCAGTAGATAGCTATGTTCTCACCCAGACCCTTCTGTGACTTCAACTGCGCTTCTGTGATTCCCTTTCCGAAAGCGAACAACAGCACGATGGCGCAGGTACCCCAGAAGATGCCGAAGGTGGTCATCAGGGTCCTGAGTTTCTGACGACGCAGGTCGTTGAAGAATTGCTTGAGTGAGAGAAGTGATATCATATTGATTCAGTCAATACCTGTTAGTCGGCCGTGATTTCCCTGGGCGGGCGCTCCACAATCAACTCACCCTCATCGAGTCCTTCGACAACTTCTATATTGATTCCGTCGGAAAGACCGATGGTAATATCACGAGTGGTCACCGCGCCCAGTGTATCCTGCACCTCAACGGTGGCTATGGAATCATCGATAGTGACCAGTCGTTCGGGCACGAGAAGTATGTCTTCGCTCCTTGAGATGATCAGATCGGCGTTGGCTGAATAGCCGGCGCGCAGATAGTTGTCACCCAGATCATCGATCACGATCTCGACCTCGAACAGAGTGGACCCCTGATCGCGATGGGCCTTCGGCGAGATATTGCGTACCTTGCCGATCAGTTTTTCGTTGGGAATAGCTCCAACTTCGATCTCGGCCAGAATCCCGGTGGACACTTTGCCGACGTCGATCTCGTCTACATTCCCACGGAAGATCAGGTCGTCCATCTCAGCCAGAGTCATCAACTCGGTACCTGCCTGGTATGATGTCAGCGGGACCACCGGATCACCTTCTTCGACCAACCGGGAAAGCACCGTGCCGGATATGGGTGATCTGATAATGTTGTCGATATTCAGTTCGGCAATCTCTGACCGCCCCGGTTCAATCAGGGCCAGTTTCTCGTTGGCCAGTTTGAGTCTC contains the following coding sequences:
- a CDS encoding efflux RND transporter periplasmic adaptor subunit; protein product: MLKKILLAVMGVTVVGLVLFFAIDGSAKKQDVLKTVAVERGSIVDKALAVGQIEPKKENTIKSKIPGIVGKIFVDIGDHVKVGDPLFEIAPDPTPMEFAEAKRQVEIYQVACDNAKREYDRHQTLRDKQLVSFQEYETKKAAFEEADLRLKLANEKLALIEPGRSEIAELNIDNIIRSPISGTVLSRLVEEGDPVVPLTSYQAGTELMTLAEMDDLIFRGNVDEIDVGKVSTGILAEIEVGAIPNEKLIGKVRNISPKAHRDQGSTLFEVEIVIDDLGDNYLRAGYSANADLIISRSEDILLVPERLVTIDDSIATVEVQDTLGAVTTRDITIGLSDGINIEVVEGLDEGELIVERPPREITAD
- a CDS encoding ABC transporter permease, yielding MISLLSLKQFFNDLRRQKLRTLMTTFGIFWGTCAIVLLFAFGKGITEAQLKSQKGLGENIAIYWPGITSKEFRGLPKGRRIRFTEDDVALIKARSQTISRISPEYSRWRVTMKRGKNTFNQQMIGIWPEFGEMRNIIPDVGSRFINELDMAQNRRVIFIGDRLKTDLFGSDPAVGETILVEGVPFTVIGVMKKKEQDSSYSGRDNRKGFIPSTTFKVMYSSRRLNDFVVQCKPELSMKQTEREIYEILGARYKFDPTDSEALSVWDTTEGFAFLKAFFTAFSTFLVGIGVATLITGGIGVTNIMNVVLEERTKEIGIKMALGARKSVILSQFVMETLLITAVGGLSGFLFAYLIVSVFPLLELGEFIGTPTVDTDIGLLAVLLVGLVGFVAGIFPARRAANLQPVQALKLF